From the genome of Anopheles moucheti chromosome 3, idAnoMoucSN_F20_07, whole genome shotgun sequence, one region includes:
- the LOC128304661 gene encoding carbonic anhydrase 2: MAATTTKNVQSPIALNQRSTVIRDGIQPLDYFGHWDGLGKAKMVNTGSSVMITFSDRPFRPFIVGGVLGNKYIFEQLHFHWGIGDGSGCEHTLEGSTYSMEAHAVHYNAKYGSFAEAVDKPDGLAVLGFFVQAYGSDHCPAFDKIVAGLQHIRSPNAQTEIDAECLSWMGMQELNRHYYTYKGSLTTPPYFESVTWLVYKTPIYVSTGQLEAFRQLQACPKDSSKKIVNNFRAVQVPVQVPEVVFVRNNHPVVLSKL; encoded by the exons ATGGCTGCAACGACGACCAAAAATGTGCAGAGTCCGATCGCACTAAATCAACGTTCCACCGTCATTAGGGATGGAATTCAACCGTTGGACTACTTCGGCCATTGGGATGGCTTGGGCAAGGCAAAGATGGTCAACACTGGTTCGTCGGTTATG ATTACTTTTAGCGATCGTCCTTTCCGGCCATTCATCGTTGGTGGCGTCCTGGGTAACAAGTACATTTTCGAGCAGCTACACTTTCACTGGGGCATTGGGGATGGTTCTGGATGCGAACATACGCTCGAGGGTAGCACCTACTCGATGGAGGCACACGCCGTACACTACAACGCCAAATACGGAAGCTTCGCGGAAGCGGTCGACAAACCGGACGGCTTAGCAGTGCTCGGCTTCTTTGTGCAGGCGTACGGTAGCGACCATTGCCCAGCGTTCGATAAGATCGTGGCCGGATTGCAGCACATACGGAGCCCGAACGCACAAACCGAAATCGACGCCGAGTGCCTGTCGTGGATGGGAATGCAGGAACTGAACCGGCACTACTACACGTACAAAGGTTCGCTAACCACCCCGCCGTACTTCGAGAGCGTCACTTGGCTGGTGTACAAAACACCGATATACGTGTCCACCGGTCAGCTGGAAGCATTCCGGCAGCTGCAGGCTTGTCCGAAGGACAGTAGCAAAAAGATCGTGAACAACTTCCGGGCGGTGCAGGTACCCGTGCAAGTGCCGGAGGTAGTTTTTGTGCGAAACAATCATCCCGTGGTGCTTTCGAAGCTATAA